The Buttiauxella selenatireducens genome has a window encoding:
- a CDS encoding type II toxin-antitoxin system RelE/ParE family toxin has protein sequence MNELRQSKAFRAWLDDLQDRRIKTIVATRLLRLKNGITGDVQPVGEGISELRIHYGPGYRIYFQQRGRLIVLILCGGNKGSQSRDIALAKMLARNWIDEDEYEE, from the coding sequence ATGAATGAACTAAGACAGTCAAAAGCGTTCCGCGCGTGGTTAGATGACCTCCAGGATCGAAGAATAAAAACGATTGTTGCTACCCGACTTTTACGTCTGAAGAACGGTATCACAGGAGATGTTCAACCTGTTGGTGAAGGTATCAGTGAACTTAGAATTCATTATGGCCCGGGCTACCGTATTTACTTCCAGCAACGCGGAAGATTAATTGTGTTAATTCTTTGTGGTGGGAACAAAGGATCGCAATCCAGAGACATTGCTTTGGCTAAAATGTTAGCCAGAAATTGGATAGATGAGGATGAATATGAGGAATAG
- the panS gene encoding ketopantoate/pantoate/pantothenate transporter PanS: MLAVFTRLFPLWAVLLSVLAYYTPGTFTPIGPWVSTLLMLIMFGMGVHLRIDDFKRVLSRPAPVAAGTFLHYLIMPLAAWVLAKLFHMPPDLSAGMVLVGSVASGTASNVMIYLAKGDVALSVTISSVSTLVGVFATPLLTRLYVDADIKVDVMGMLLSILQIVVIPIGLGLIVHHLFPRLVKRVEPYLPAFSMLCILAIISAVVAGSASHIASVGLMVIIAVILHNGIGLLSGYWGGKLFGFDESTCRTLAIEVGMQNSGLAATLGKIYFSPLAALPGALFSVWHNLSGSVLAGYWSGKPIDENEGKRLKKRRA; encoded by the coding sequence ATGCTCGCTGTATTCACCCGGCTGTTTCCGCTGTGGGCGGTACTGCTGTCTGTACTCGCCTATTACACTCCCGGCACGTTCACCCCCATTGGTCCGTGGGTTAGCACCCTTTTGATGCTGATTATGTTTGGCATGGGCGTGCATCTCCGGATAGATGACTTTAAACGGGTGCTATCACGCCCGGCACCTGTCGCGGCGGGGACGTTTCTGCATTATCTCATCATGCCGCTGGCAGCCTGGGTGCTGGCGAAACTGTTCCATATGCCTCCTGACCTTTCCGCTGGCATGGTGCTGGTAGGCAGCGTGGCTAGCGGTACGGCGTCAAACGTGATGATTTATCTGGCAAAAGGCGATGTGGCACTCTCGGTGACCATTTCTTCTGTTTCCACGCTGGTTGGGGTTTTTGCCACGCCATTGTTGACGCGTTTGTATGTCGATGCGGATATCAAAGTAGATGTGATGGGTATGCTTCTGAGCATCCTGCAAATCGTGGTGATTCCAATTGGCCTCGGTTTGATTGTGCACCACCTATTCCCACGCCTTGTAAAGCGTGTAGAGCCCTATCTGCCAGCATTTTCGATGCTCTGCATTCTGGCGATTATCAGTGCAGTGGTGGCCGGTTCGGCTTCGCATATCGCATCGGTTGGGCTGATGGTCATCATTGCGGTCATTCTGCATAACGGTATTGGGTTACTGAGCGGATATTGGGGTGGGAAGCTGTTTGGTTTTGATGAGTCCACTTGTCGCACACTGGCAATCGAAGTGGGTATGCAGAACTCGGGCCTTGCTGCCACGCTCGGCAAGATCTACTTCTCTCCGTTAGCGGCACTGCCTGGCGCACTGTTCTCGGTGTGGCACAACCTGTCCGGCTCGGTTCTGGCGGGTTACTGGTCCGGCAAACCGATTGATGAAAACGAAGGCAAGCGTTTGAAAAAACGCCGCGCGTGA
- a CDS encoding DUF3811 domain-containing protein has product MSTSRLTQQDMTEAEQRELKTRLDRARIAHGRPLTNSEINHVKKTYIDQLMEAREQAAKKVRQIKKQKAAKPDTSATYSWSANSHSRGKR; this is encoded by the coding sequence ATGTCCACATCAAGACTGACACAACAAGATATGACCGAAGCCGAGCAGCGCGAACTGAAAACGCGGCTAGACCGCGCACGCATCGCCCATGGTCGTCCCCTGACAAACTCAGAAATCAACCACGTTAAAAAAACCTATATCGACCAATTAATGGAAGCGCGTGAACAGGCGGCTAAAAAAGTTCGCCAGATCAAAAAGCAAAAAGCAGCAAAACCAGATACCTCTGCAACCTATTCCTGGTCTGCCAACAGCCATTCACGCGGAAAGCGCTAA
- a CDS encoding Na/Pi cotransporter family protein, translating to MLTLLHLLSAIALLVWGTHIVRTGIMRVYGANLRNVLSRSVEKKPFAFCAGIGVTALVQSSNATTMLVASFVAQDLVALTPALVIVLGADVGTALMSRILTFDLSWLSPLLIFLGVIFFLGRKQTRAGQLGRVSIGLGLILMALELIVVATAPITMAPAIKDIFTSLTGDIMLNAIIGALFAIISYSSLAAVLLTATLTASGAISLDVGLCLVIGANLGSGLLAMINNSASNAAARRVALGSLLFKLVGSLIVLPFVHILADKMHKLPLPASELVIYFHVFYNLIRCVAMVPFAGPMANFCRKVISEEPEIDARMKPKHLDPTAIDTPALGLSNAARETLRMGDVLEQMLETWSKVMHGEPRQEKELRKLADDVDVLYTAIKLYMAQMQKEELAEVESRRWAEIIEMSLNLEQAADILERMGSEVADKSLATRRAFSPDGLKELDILLEQLTSNLKLSLSVFFSADVNSARRLRRNKHRFRILNRRFSHAHVDRLHQQNVQSIETSSLHLGLLGDMKRLNSLFCAVAYSVLEQPDDDERDEY from the coding sequence GTGCTGACTTTATTACACTTGCTCTCTGCGATTGCTCTACTGGTATGGGGCACGCACATTGTGCGTACCGGTATCATGCGCGTATACGGCGCAAATCTCCGTAACGTGCTCAGCCGCAGTGTTGAAAAAAAACCGTTTGCCTTCTGCGCCGGTATTGGCGTCACCGCGTTGGTCCAAAGTAGTAATGCGACTACGATGCTGGTGGCTTCGTTTGTTGCGCAGGATTTGGTAGCGCTGACCCCTGCTTTGGTGATTGTGCTGGGAGCCGATGTCGGTACCGCATTGATGTCGCGAATTTTGACATTTGATCTCTCCTGGCTATCACCGTTACTCATCTTCCTTGGCGTGATTTTCTTTCTGGGGCGCAAACAAACAAGAGCGGGGCAACTGGGGCGTGTCAGCATTGGATTAGGGCTGATTCTGATGGCGCTGGAGCTGATTGTTGTTGCGACAGCACCTATCACGATGGCTCCAGCCATAAAGGATATTTTCACCTCGCTGACTGGCGATATCATGCTGAACGCCATTATTGGTGCACTTTTTGCCATTATCAGCTATTCCAGTCTTGCCGCCGTATTGCTCACCGCCACTCTCACCGCGTCCGGCGCTATTTCGCTTGATGTAGGGCTATGCCTTGTCATCGGTGCCAATCTTGGCTCTGGTCTTTTGGCCATGATTAATAACAGCGCGTCTAATGCAGCCGCTCGTCGCGTTGCGCTGGGCAGCCTGTTATTTAAGCTGGTGGGGAGTTTAATTGTGCTGCCCTTTGTGCATATTCTCGCTGATAAAATGCACAAATTGCCGCTTCCTGCCTCTGAACTGGTTATCTATTTCCACGTCTTCTACAACCTGATTCGCTGCGTGGCGATGGTGCCATTTGCTGGCCCGATGGCGAATTTCTGCCGAAAAGTGATTAGCGAAGAGCCCGAAATCGATGCGCGCATGAAACCTAAACATCTCGACCCTACTGCTATCGATACCCCGGCACTTGGGCTATCCAACGCAGCGCGTGAAACCTTACGCATGGGGGATGTGCTCGAGCAAATGCTCGAAACCTGGAGCAAGGTGATGCACGGTGAACCGCGCCAGGAGAAAGAGCTGCGTAAGCTCGCTGATGATGTTGATGTGCTGTACACCGCCATCAAACTGTATATGGCACAGATGCAAAAAGAGGAGCTGGCGGAAGTCGAGTCGCGTCGATGGGCGGAAATTATTGAGATGTCGCTAAACCTCGAGCAGGCGGCGGATATTCTCGAACGCATGGGGAGTGAAGTCGCAGATAAATCGTTGGCCACGCGCCGGGCTTTCTCGCCTGATGGCCTGAAGGAGCTGGATATTCTGCTTGAGCAACTCACCAGCAACCTGAAACTCAGCTTATCCGTGTTCTTCTCAGCGGATGTAAACAGCGCACGCCGTTTACGCCGTAATAAACATCGCTTCCGTATTCTGAATCGTCGTTTCTCACATGCGCACGTTGATCGCCTGCATCAACAAAACGTGCAGAGTATCGAAACCAGCTCGCTGCACCTCGGTTTGCTCGGGGACATGAAGCGTCTGAACTCGTTATTCTGCGCCGTCGCGTACAGTGTGCTCGAGCAACCTGACGATGATGAACGCGACGAATATTAA
- the lysC gene encoding lysine-sensitive aspartokinase 3: protein MSYPQTVIAKFGGTSVADYDAMNRSADVVLADENVRVVVLSASAGITNLLVALAQGLEATQRFVKLDAIRKIQYDIVERLANPQIIREEIERLLENITTLAEAASLATSAALTDELVSHGELMSTLLFVEILRERKVDAQWFDIRKIMRTNDRFGRAEPDVATLAELASQQLKPRLAQSLVITQGFIGSEAKGRTTTLGRGGSDYTAALLGEALKAIRVDIWTDVPGIYTTDPRMVPAAKRIDKIAFEEAAEMATFGAKVLHPATLLPAVRCDIPVFVGSSKDPKAGGTLVCNQTDNPPLFRALAVRRKQTLVTLNSLSMLHAHGFLAEVFNILAHHNISVDLITTSEVSIALTLDTTGSTSTDESLLTTSLLTELSSLCRVEVEENLALVAIIGNNLSKACGVGKEVFGVLEPFNIRMICYGASSYNLCFLVPGNDVEQVVQKLHHNLFE, encoded by the coding sequence ATGTCTTACCCACAAACCGTTATCGCCAAATTTGGCGGCACCAGCGTTGCTGATTACGACGCAATGAATCGCAGCGCTGATGTTGTGCTGGCCGATGAAAACGTTCGCGTAGTGGTACTTTCCGCTTCTGCGGGTATCACCAATTTACTGGTTGCGCTGGCGCAAGGCCTGGAAGCGACGCAGCGTTTCGTTAAGCTCGATGCTATTCGCAAAATTCAATATGACATCGTCGAGCGTTTGGCGAACCCGCAGATCATCCGCGAAGAAATTGAACGCCTGCTTGAAAATATCACCACGCTTGCTGAAGCGGCGTCTCTGGCGACGTCTGCTGCGTTAACAGACGAATTGGTCAGCCACGGCGAATTAATGTCGACACTGCTGTTTGTCGAGATCCTGCGTGAGCGCAAAGTCGATGCGCAATGGTTCGATATCCGTAAAATCATGCGCACCAATGACCGTTTTGGCCGTGCTGAGCCTGATGTGGCGACATTAGCAGAGCTGGCGAGCCAGCAGCTTAAACCGCGTCTGGCGCAATCCCTGGTGATTACTCAAGGTTTTATCGGAAGCGAAGCCAAAGGCCGCACCACCACGCTTGGCCGTGGCGGCAGCGACTATACTGCGGCATTGTTGGGTGAAGCGCTGAAAGCCATCCGTGTTGATATCTGGACTGACGTCCCGGGCATTTACACCACCGACCCGCGCATGGTGCCAGCGGCAAAACGTATCGACAAAATCGCGTTTGAAGAAGCCGCTGAAATGGCGACATTCGGTGCTAAAGTCCTGCATCCGGCGACATTACTGCCTGCGGTTCGTTGTGATATTCCGGTGTTTGTGGGTTCAAGCAAAGATCCAAAAGCAGGCGGAACGCTGGTCTGCAACCAAACCGACAATCCGCCATTATTCCGTGCTCTGGCCGTCCGTCGTAAACAAACTCTGGTGACACTGAACAGCTTGAGCATGCTGCATGCTCACGGTTTCCTCGCGGAAGTGTTCAATATTCTGGCGCATCACAATATTTCCGTAGACTTGATTACTACTTCCGAAGTCAGCATCGCGCTGACACTGGATACCACGGGTTCTACGTCAACGGATGAAAGCCTGCTGACTACCTCACTGCTGACTGAGCTTTCCTCGCTGTGCCGTGTGGAAGTGGAAGAAAACCTCGCCCTGGTCGCGATCATCGGTAACAACCTGTCCAAAGCGTGTGGCGTGGGCAAAGAGGTCTTCGGCGTACTCGAACCATTCAACATTCGCATGATTTGCTACGGCGCATCCAGCTATAACCTGTGCTTCCTGGTGCCTGGCAATGACGTTGAACAAGTGGTGCAAAAACTTCATCATAATTTGTTTGAATAA
- the rluF gene encoding 23S rRNA pseudouridine(2604) synthase RluF — MLPNSSTRLNKYISESGICSRRDADRYIEQGNVFINGKRAAIGDQVFAGDVVKVNGQLIEPRDEDDLVLIALNKPVGIVSTTEDGEKDNIVDFVNHSKRVFPIGRLDKDSQGLIFLTNHGDLVNKILRAGNDHEKEYVVTVNKPVTDEFIRGMGAGVPMLGTVTKKCKVKKEAPFVFRITLVQGLNRQIRRMCEHFGYEVTKLERTRIMNVSMKGLPLGEWRDLTDDELVELFKLIENSSSEAKPAKKPKAKPAVAKKPVSAGPKSSAKTPAELASRKRFAQPGRKKKGR; from the coding sequence ATGCTGCCCAACTCATCAACACGTCTGAACAAATACATTAGCGAGAGCGGTATCTGCTCCCGCCGTGACGCCGACCGTTACATCGAACAGGGAAATGTTTTTATCAACGGCAAACGCGCCGCGATTGGCGATCAGGTATTTGCCGGAGATGTGGTGAAGGTCAACGGCCAGTTAATAGAACCCCGTGATGAAGACGATCTGGTTCTTATCGCGCTGAACAAGCCTGTGGGTATCGTGAGTACCACCGAAGATGGCGAAAAGGACAACATTGTCGATTTCGTTAACCACAGCAAACGCGTTTTCCCTATTGGGCGTTTAGATAAAGATTCCCAGGGGCTGATTTTCCTCACCAACCATGGCGATCTGGTGAATAAAATCCTGCGTGCCGGGAACGACCATGAAAAAGAGTACGTCGTCACGGTCAATAAACCGGTCACTGACGAGTTTATTCGTGGCATGGGTGCAGGCGTTCCGATGTTGGGAACGGTAACCAAAAAATGCAAAGTGAAGAAAGAAGCGCCGTTTGTGTTTCGCATCACCCTGGTTCAAGGCCTTAACCGCCAGATTCGCCGTATGTGCGAACACTTTGGTTATGAAGTGACGAAGCTGGAACGTACTCGCATTATGAACGTCAGCATGAAAGGGCTGCCGCTGGGTGAATGGCGTGATTTAACTGACGATGAGTTGGTTGAATTGTTTAAGCTGATTGAGAATTCTTCTTCAGAGGCGAAGCCTGCGAAAAAACCAAAGGCTAAACCCGCCGTTGCAAAAAAACCGGTAAGTGCGGGGCCAAAGAGCAGCGCGAAAACCCCGGCAGAGCTTGCTTCACGCAAACGCTTTGCCCAGCCAGGGCGTAAAAAGAAAGGGCGCTAG
- a CDS encoding cation:proton antiporter, whose translation MELSVPLLLVIITISSLAAQWLAWAIRLPAILPLLLFGLILGPFTHVLNPDLLFGELLFPIVSLSVAIILFEGALTLRIDEIRGLGGVVRNLVSIGMLATFAVISLACWGLLGLDPSLAALVGAVTVVTGPTVIAPLMRVVRPNAAINQVLRWEGIVIDPVGAIFTLLVFEFITLRHDAGSNLHLLITFAQTVVVGLACGGLFGWLLGTALKRVWFPGYLQNFAVLAVVLLTFGLSNSLADESGLLAVTVLGIWLANMRDVDVSDIVAFKEELSAILISALFIILAARLDIYGVIAMGWPLIALLLVIQFVARPLCIAISTFGSTLTWREKLLLSWISPRGIVAAAVSSLFALTLQKNGYEGADKLVSVVFAIIIGTVVLQSLTSGPLARWLGVQQRKPRGVLIIGANTVARTLAHALVKQNVPVLLTDNSWEYYRLARMEGLPAYYGNAWSEHAENYLDLSNIAQVLALSPNRHQNALAVYHFSHIFGSEKVFSIRSGSALKGRTSNESARFRRHEKLFPEDVTWSSLSSQLAKGATIKATRLNENFGWLDYLEKNRGVVPLFSRLEEGKTTAINGRTPPTLPCTLIALVQNENSASSRR comes from the coding sequence ATGGAACTGTCCGTACCTCTTTTATTGGTGATCATCACCATTAGCTCACTGGCTGCGCAGTGGCTGGCGTGGGCGATTCGGCTTCCAGCCATTTTGCCTTTGTTGCTGTTCGGCTTGATTCTTGGCCCGTTTACCCATGTGCTCAATCCCGACCTTCTGTTTGGCGAGCTGCTCTTTCCGATTGTTTCCTTATCGGTTGCCATTATCTTGTTCGAAGGCGCGTTGACGCTGCGTATTGATGAGATTCGTGGGCTGGGTGGGGTTGTGCGCAACCTGGTCAGTATCGGCATGTTGGCGACCTTTGCCGTCATCAGCCTCGCCTGTTGGGGTCTTCTGGGTTTAGATCCCTCGCTTGCGGCATTAGTGGGCGCAGTGACGGTTGTCACCGGCCCGACCGTTATCGCCCCGCTTATGCGCGTGGTACGTCCCAATGCAGCGATTAATCAGGTATTGCGCTGGGAAGGGATTGTCATCGACCCGGTTGGCGCGATTTTCACCCTGTTGGTATTCGAATTTATTACCCTGCGCCATGACGCGGGCTCGAATTTGCACCTGCTGATAACCTTCGCGCAAACCGTCGTGGTCGGCCTGGCCTGCGGTGGGCTGTTTGGCTGGCTGCTTGGGACAGCATTAAAGCGCGTCTGGTTTCCGGGCTATCTGCAAAACTTTGCGGTGCTGGCGGTGGTATTACTGACGTTCGGCCTCTCTAACTCGCTGGCCGATGAGTCAGGGTTGTTGGCCGTGACGGTTCTGGGAATTTGGCTGGCGAATATGCGCGATGTCGACGTCAGCGATATCGTCGCTTTCAAAGAGGAGCTGTCCGCTATTCTTATCTCGGCGCTGTTTATTATTCTGGCGGCGCGATTAGATATCTATGGTGTGATTGCGATGGGCTGGCCGCTGATAGCGCTGCTGCTGGTGATTCAGTTCGTCGCCCGTCCATTATGCATTGCGATTTCAACCTTCGGTTCGACGCTAACCTGGCGGGAAAAATTGCTGCTGAGCTGGATTTCTCCACGCGGTATTGTCGCTGCGGCGGTCAGTTCGCTGTTCGCCCTGACATTGCAAAAAAATGGCTACGAAGGTGCGGATAAACTGGTGAGCGTGGTGTTTGCCATCATCATTGGTACTGTCGTTCTGCAAAGCCTGACCAGTGGCCCACTTGCCCGGTGGTTGGGGGTGCAACAACGCAAGCCCCGCGGCGTACTCATTATTGGCGCTAACACGGTGGCGCGTACGCTGGCTCATGCGCTGGTAAAACAAAATGTACCGGTACTGCTCACCGATAACAGTTGGGAATATTATCGTCTGGCACGCATGGAGGGATTACCGGCTTATTACGGTAACGCCTGGTCTGAACATGCAGAAAACTACCTCGATTTAAGCAATATTGCACAAGTGCTGGCACTTTCGCCCAATCGCCATCAAAACGCACTGGCGGTTTATCATTTCAGCCACATTTTCGGCAGTGAAAAAGTTTTTTCTATCCGCTCAGGTTCCGCATTAAAAGGTCGAACCAGCAACGAAAGTGCTCGTTTTCGCCGTCATGAAAAACTTTTTCCTGAAGATGTCACCTGGAGCAGTTTGAGTAGTCAGTTGGCCAAAGGTGCAACCATCAAAGCGACGCGACTAAATGAAAATTTTGGTTGGCTGGATTATTTGGAGAAAAATCGCGGCGTAGTGCCACTATTTTCACGTCTGGAAGAAGGAAAAACTACCGCGATAAATGGACGCACTCCTCCGACCTTACCCTGCACCCTGATTGCACTGGTGCAGAATGAAAACTCTGCATCTTCCAGGCGTTGA
- a CDS encoding addiction module antidote protein, giving the protein MRNSEFTTYDPAEALVDDEEIAFFIADALETGDAAYIAKALGVVARAKGMTDVATETGLSREQLYRSFSEEGNPTLKSTLAVMKALGIELTTKIPHS; this is encoded by the coding sequence ATGAGGAATAGTGAATTTACAACCTATGATCCCGCAGAGGCATTGGTCGATGATGAAGAAATCGCTTTTTTCATTGCCGACGCCCTGGAAACCGGTGATGCAGCCTACATTGCCAAAGCACTTGGCGTTGTGGCACGGGCGAAAGGCATGACCGACGTTGCCACTGAAACAGGTTTGTCCCGTGAGCAGTTATATCGTTCGTTTAGTGAAGAGGGAAACCCTACGCTCAAAAGTACACTGGCAGTGATGAAAGCATTGGGGATTGAATTAACGACTAAAATCCCTCACTCCTGA